From a single Apium graveolens cultivar Ventura chromosome 2, ASM990537v1, whole genome shotgun sequence genomic region:
- the LOC141692697 gene encoding uncharacterized protein LOC141692697, with protein sequence MDSESNVWIGLPRYSAEYGQGVTDFLDNSFPVCARGNEMKCPCKNCIDRKWHTREVIDDHLVCSGPSLAHVKWIYETLQMKPNVSTNFMDYETGMNFGNNLEQMFKCMGKKWENCEGRPNAEAQKFYRRVEEGTQPLFPGCTNFSRLGFMIRLYHLKCVNEISESAFGELLKLMKEAFPEAHLPLSFNVAKNIIKDLGLHYEKIYACPNSCMLYWEENKDKDECHTCGVSRWVVQEKKGSGVNNEPEKLIHKVPANVMRYFPLKPRLQRMFMCKEFSKIMTWHAVGRKKDGKLRHSADGEAWKMMDAQYPDFSSEHRNVNLGVAVYGFCPYRTMNLTHSTWPIMLVNYNLPPWLC encoded by the coding sequence ATGGACTCTGAGAGTAACGTTTGGATAGGACTACCAAGATATAGCGCAGAATACGGACAAGGGGTGACAGATTTTTTAGATAATTCCTTCCCAGTTTGTGCGAGGGGCAATGAAATGAAGTGCCCTTGCAAAAACTGTATTGATCGTAAATGGCATACAAGAGAGGTCATCGATGACCATCTTGTTTGTAGTGGTCCTTCCCTAGCACATGTCaaatggatttatgaaacttTACAAATGAAGCCAAATGTTAGTACTAACTTCATGGATTACGAAACAGGGATGAATTTTGGGAATAACTTAGAACAGATGTTCAAGTGTATGGGTAAAAAGTGGGAAAATTGTGAAGGAAGACCAAATGCAGAGGCGCAAAAGTTTTATAGAAGGGTTGAGGAAGGAACACAACCATTATTCCCGGGATGTACTAACTTTTCTCGATTAGGTTTCATGATCAGACTCTATCATTTAAAGTGTGTTAATGAAATTAGTGAGTCCGCATTTGGGGAGTTGCTTAAGCTAATGAAAGAAGCGTTTCCTGAAGCCCACCTGCCTTTGTCCTTCAATGTTGCAAAGAATATCATTAAGGATTTAGGTCTTCATTATGAGAAAATATACGCATGCCCAAATAGCTGCATGTTATATTGGGAAGAAAATAAAGATAAAGATGAATGTCATACTTGTGGAGTTTCAAGGTGGGTTGTACAAGAGAAAAAAGGCAGTGGTGTTAATAACGAGCCGGAGAAGTTGATTCACAAAGTGCCGGCAAATGTAATGAGGTATTTTCCACTAAAGCCAAGGTTGCAAAGAATGTTCATGTGCAAAGAGTTTTCCAAGATTATGACATGGCATGCAGTGGGACGTAAAAAGGATGGGAAACTAAGACACTCGGCTGATGGCGAGGCTTGGAAAATGATGGATGCTCAATATCCTGATTTTTCCTCGGAACATCGAAATGTGAACTTAGGTGTAGCAGTATACGGATTCTGCCCGTATCGTACAATGAATTTAACTCATAGCACATGGCCAATTATGTTGGTAAATTATAACCTTCCACCTTGGCTGTGCTGA